A window of the Candidatus Omnitrophota bacterium genome harbors these coding sequences:
- a CDS encoding dihydroorotate dehydrogenase electron transfer subunit has product MPKIKMTERVFQTEARVLSNKHIALNYYKIVFSCVSIAKYARPGHFVQVMISGKEEAFLRRPFSIHKAGNGNFTILYEALGKGTGLLSQIKSGARINIIGPLGNGFEYQPSAISRQLSAVSYQPTVIVAGGMGTAPLLFLAEKITGHKVTKSSFDLVRLRSPQVAQDSLRSQRHRVLVLIGAKSKNQILCEDEFKKLGCVVKIATDDGSRGFKGKATELLEYILRNTQYAIRNTKIYACGPKPMLKEISRISSGMNISAQVSMEEHMACGIGACLGCVVDTKTGYRRVCKDGPVFNAEELIWK; this is encoded by the coding sequence ATGCCAAAAATAAAAATGACGGAACGAGTTTTCCAAACAGAGGCCAGAGTATTATCTAATAAACATATCGCGTTAAATTATTACAAAATCGTCTTTAGTTGTGTTTCTATCGCAAAATATGCCCGGCCGGGACATTTTGTGCAAGTAATGATTAGCGGCAAGGAAGAGGCTTTTTTAAGAAGGCCTTTTAGTATACACAAGGCGGGCAACGGAAACTTTACTATCCTTTATGAGGCCTTAGGCAAAGGTACAGGGTTGTTATCCCAAATCAAAAGCGGTGCAAGAATTAATATTATCGGCCCGTTGGGTAATGGATTTGAATATCAGCCGTCAGCTATAAGTCGTCAGCTATCAGCCGTCAGCTATCAGCCGACAGTCATTGTCGCCGGAGGAATGGGTACTGCGCCGTTACTATTTCTTGCGGAAAAGATAACAGGTCATAAAGTCACAAAGTCATCCTTCGACTTGGTTCGACTTCGCTCACCACAAGTCGCTCAGGACTCCCTTCGGTCGCAAAGACATAGAGTATTAGTGTTGATTGGGGCAAAGTCAAAAAATCAAATATTATGCGAGGATGAGTTTAAGAAGCTGGGTTGCGTTGTTAAGATTGCTACCGATGACGGCTCAAGAGGGTTTAAAGGAAAAGCTACAGAGTTATTAGAGTATATTTTGCGCAATACGCAATACGCAATACGCAATACAAAAATATATGCCTGCGGCCCAAAGCCTATGTTAAAAGAGATAAGCAGGATTTCATCCGGCATGAATATATCGGCGCAGGTCTCAATGGAAGAGCATATGGCTTGCGGTATCGGGGCCTGCTTGGGTTGCGTTGTTGATACTAAAACAGGGTATAGGCGGGTTTGTAAAGACGGCCCTGTTTTTAATGCCGAAGAATTAATTTGGAAGTAG
- a CDS encoding YjbQ family protein: MQKLEKLSIKTNKRFELLDITERIKRIVAVSRVKEGICFIFCPHTTAGLTINENADPSARKDIISLLSKLIPEDYPYEHAEGNSDSHIRSSLLGASLSIFITGGEMALGAWQGIYFCESDGPRSREVWVKVVHC; this comes from the coding sequence ATGCAAAAGTTGGAAAAACTAAGCATAAAAACAAATAAAAGATTTGAGCTGCTAGATATTACCGAGCGAATCAAGAGAATCGTAGCGGTAAGCAGGGTTAAAGAAGGTATTTGTTTTATTTTTTGCCCCCATACAACTGCGGGGCTTACTATTAATGAAAATGCCGATCCTTCTGCCAGGAAAGATATCATAAGCTTACTCAGTAAACTTATACCCGAGGATTATCCTTATGAGCACGCAGAGGGTAATTCTGACAGTCATATAAGGTCGTCACTGCTGGGGGCATCATTAAGTATTTTTATCACCGGCGGAGAGATGGCTTTAGGTGCATGGCAGGGGATATATTTTTGTGAAAGTGATGGCCCGCGATCAAGAGAGGTATGGGTTAAGGTAGTTCATTGTTGA
- a CDS encoding V-type ATP synthase subunit A translates to MSSLRAGKIVKINGNMVTVEAESFVIQNEVAYIIHGDQRLKAEVIRVRGKLAETQVYENTVDLKVGEVAEFTGELLSVELGPGLLGQIFDGLQNPLPELAKECGFFLKRGVYLQPLNPDSKWDFQPLVKEKAKVRAGDKIGFVTENIFKHFVMVPFGLSGIFEVERISSPGSYSLKDSIASIKDSNGNTHEVFLKQTWPVKVPIKAYAEKLKPEEPLITKMRIIDSLFPVAKGGTYCIPGPFGAGKTVLQQLTSRHAEVDVVIIAACGERAGEVVETLKTFPELIDPKTSRPLMERTVIICNTSSMPVAARESSVYTAATIAEYYRQMGLNVLLLADSTSRWAQAMREMSGRLEEIPGEEAFPAYLESRIASFYERAGFVRLNDGSLGSVTIGGTVSPAGGNFEEPVTQATLKVVGAFHGLSRERSNARKYPSIDPLISWSKYPSFINEKHNKKGHAILRKSNDVSQMMKVIGEEGTSVADYIDYLKGDFFDFVYLQQNAFDEVDEATITERQKFIFEFIYNNILEREIRFADKDNALQFFHKLRQKFKTWNSASWQSEGFKRTQAEIEELLNEASLDRKEKDKTNA, encoded by the coding sequence ATGAGTTCTTTAAGGGCAGGCAAAATCGTCAAGATAAACGGCAACATGGTTACTGTGGAAGCGGAAAGTTTTGTGATACAGAATGAAGTAGCTTATATTATACATGGCGACCAAAGGTTAAAGGCAGAGGTAATTAGGGTGCGCGGCAAGCTCGCTGAAACTCAGGTTTATGAGAATACTGTTGATTTAAAGGTCGGAGAAGTAGCTGAATTCACCGGCGAGCTGCTTTCGGTTGAACTCGGGCCGGGATTGCTGGGCCAGATATTCGATGGCCTGCAAAACCCACTTCCCGAACTGGCAAAAGAGTGCGGATTTTTTCTTAAGCGCGGAGTTTATCTGCAGCCTCTTAACCCTGATTCAAAATGGGATTTTCAGCCCTTGGTTAAAGAAAAAGCCAAGGTACGCGCAGGAGATAAAATAGGTTTTGTTACAGAGAATATCTTTAAGCATTTTGTAATGGTTCCTTTTGGTTTATCCGGTATTTTTGAGGTAGAAAGAATATCAAGCCCGGGGAGTTACAGCCTTAAAGATAGCATTGCTTCTATAAAAGATTCAAACGGCAATACACACGAAGTTTTTCTCAAGCAGACCTGGCCGGTTAAGGTGCCTATAAAAGCTTATGCCGAGAAATTGAAGCCGGAGGAACCACTTATAACTAAAATGAGGATAATTGATTCTTTATTTCCGGTAGCCAAAGGAGGTACTTATTGCATCCCCGGGCCTTTTGGTGCGGGCAAGACCGTTCTCCAACAGCTGACCAGCAGACATGCTGAGGTTGATGTTGTAATTATAGCTGCATGCGGAGAGAGGGCCGGCGAAGTAGTAGAAACGCTAAAGACTTTTCCTGAGTTGATCGACCCAAAGACTTCCAGGCCATTGATGGAAAGAACAGTGATTATTTGCAACACCAGCTCTATGCCTGTTGCTGCAAGAGAGTCAAGTGTTTATACCGCAGCCACAATAGCTGAATATTACCGTCAGATGGGCTTAAACGTTTTACTGTTAGCTGATTCTACTTCCAGATGGGCTCAGGCAATGCGCGAGATGTCCGGAAGATTAGAGGAGATCCCCGGAGAAGAGGCGTTTCCTGCGTATCTTGAGTCCAGGATAGCTTCTTTTTACGAAAGGGCAGGCTTTGTCAGGCTTAATGACGGCTCCCTCGGATCTGTAACCATAGGCGGGACAGTCAGTCCTGCAGGAGGAAATTTTGAAGAGCCGGTTACTCAGGCGACATTAAAGGTCGTAGGCGCTTTTCACGGTTTATCGCGCGAGCGTTCTAACGCCAGGAAGTACCCTTCTATCGATCCCCTGATAAGCTGGAGCAAATACCCAAGCTTTATCAATGAAAAACATAATAAAAAAGGCCATGCTATATTACGTAAAAGTAACGATGTATCGCAAATGATGAAAGTTATCGGAGAAGAAGGGACGTCTGTGGCTGATTATATAGATTACCTAAAAGGAGATTTTTTTGATTTTGTTTACCTGCAACAAAATGCTTTTGATGAGGTGGATGAAGCGACTATCACCGAAAGGCAGAAGTTCATATTTGAATTTATTTATAATAATATACTTGAAAGAGAAATTAGGTTTGCCGACAAAGATAATGCTTTGCAGTTTTTCCATAAGCTTAGGCAAAAATTCAAAACCTGGAATTCTGCCAGCTGGCAATCCGAGGGCTTTAAAAGGACACAGGCAGAAATCGAAGAGTTATTAAATGAGGCGAGTTTAGATAGGAAAGAGAAAGATAAAACCAATGCGTAA
- a CDS encoding V-type ATP synthase subunit B: MRKVHTNIIQISGDVITVEADNVGYMEIAEVTTRYGISLAQVIRIDNNKVYLQVFAGSKGISTGDKVRFFGHPMRITSGDALLGRIFNGSGQPLDKGPALGDNQVEIGSPSVNPVKRIIPNKMIRTGIPMIDVFNSLVESQKLPIFSIAGEPYNELLARIAVQAEVDIIILGGMGLKFDSYLFFRDKLQEQGALSRSIFFIHTAADPTVECLLVPDISLAVAEQFALSGKRVLVLLTDMTNFADALKEISITMEQVPSNRGYPGDLYSQLAARYEKAVDFDTAGSITILAVTTMPGDDVTHPVPDNTGYITEGQFYLKNRVIEPFGSLSRLKQQVNGKTRPDHRTIMDTMIQLFASYREALEKRAMGFQMSGWDNKLLKYGDLFEKEMMSLEVNIPLEKALDKGWQILSACFTPEETGIKQSVIEQYWPK, translated from the coding sequence ATGCGTAAAGTACATACAAATATTATACAAATATCAGGGGATGTTATTACTGTTGAGGCCGATAATGTTGGTTATATGGAAATCGCCGAAGTTACCACCAGATACGGGATATCACTTGCGCAGGTAATAAGGATCGACAACAATAAAGTGTATCTGCAGGTTTTTGCCGGAAGCAAAGGAATATCTACGGGAGATAAAGTGAGGTTTTTCGGCCATCCAATGCGTATAACAAGCGGCGATGCGCTTTTGGGAAGAATTTTTAATGGAAGCGGCCAGCCCCTGGATAAAGGGCCCGCACTTGGCGATAACCAGGTTGAAATAGGCAGCCCTTCAGTAAACCCGGTAAAAAGGATTATCCCGAATAAGATGATCCGTACCGGTATCCCCATGATTGATGTATTCAACTCTCTTGTTGAATCTCAGAAGCTGCCCATATTTTCAATTGCCGGAGAACCCTATAATGAGCTTCTTGCCAGGATAGCAGTACAGGCGGAGGTCGATATAATAATTCTCGGGGGTATGGGTTTAAAATTTGATAGTTATTTATTTTTCAGAGATAAACTGCAGGAACAGGGAGCTCTATCGCGCTCAATATTTTTTATACATACTGCAGCAGACCCTACCGTAGAATGCTTATTGGTCCCGGATATAAGCCTGGCAGTAGCTGAGCAATTTGCTCTTTCAGGCAAGAGAGTCTTGGTTTTACTGACTGATATGACTAATTTTGCGGATGCACTTAAAGAAATTTCGATTACGATGGAACAGGTGCCTTCTAACCGCGGTTACCCAGGAGACCTGTATAGTCAACTGGCGGCAAGATATGAAAAGGCCGTTGATTTTGATACGGCAGGCTCAATAACTATACTTGCCGTGACTACTATGCCTGGCGATGATGTCACGCATCCTGTCCCTGATAACACAGGATATATTACCGAAGGCCAGTTTTATTTAAAGAATAGAGTAATCGAGCCTTTCGGTTCTTTAAGTCGCCTTAAACAGCAGGTCAATGGCAAGACGCGCCCTGATCATAGGACGATAATGGATACAATGATTCAGCTTTTTGCCAGCTACCGTGAGGCGCTTGAGAAACGGGCTATGGGTTTCCAGATGAGTGGCTGGGATAATAAACTTTTAAAATACGGTGATTTATTTGAGAAGGAAATGATGTCTCTAGAGGTCAATATCCCTCTTGAGAAGGCTTTGGATAAGGGTTGGCAGATACTATCAGCTTGTTTTACCCCGGAAGAGACCGGCATAAAACAGTCTGTGATAGAACAGTATTGGCCGAAATAG
- a CDS encoding orotidine-5'-phosphate decarboxylase produces the protein MKTDLILALDLDSYEEAKKWVNKLYPTVKIFKVGIQLFTSCGPKIIDFINKKGGQVFLDLKFFDIPNTVANAVKEAVRLNVKMITLHISGGQEMLRSAVKAASQEAAAIKKKRPLIIGVTVLTSKDTKLSGVLALAKIGIESGLDGVVCSAREAAFLRENIKRVFLIVTPGIRPEGVSANDQKRVATASQARKAGSNYIVVGRPILKAENPLDMAKRLLKELN, from the coding sequence TTGAAGACCGATTTAATTCTCGCTTTAGATTTGGATAGCTATGAAGAGGCAAAAAAATGGGTCAACAAACTTTACCCTACGGTAAAGATTTTCAAAGTAGGCATACAATTGTTTACTTCTTGCGGGCCTAAAATAATAGATTTTATTAACAAGAAAGGTGGTCAGGTTTTTCTTGACCTTAAATTTTTTGATATTCCTAACACCGTTGCAAACGCGGTAAAAGAGGCAGTCAGATTAAATGTAAAAATGATTACTTTGCATATATCAGGCGGCCAGGAAATGCTTAGGTCAGCGGTTAAGGCAGCTAGCCAAGAGGCCGCAGCCATCAAAAAAAAGCGCCCATTGATTATAGGAGTTACGGTTCTGACCAGCAAGGACACTAAATTAAGCGGCGTTTTAGCCTTAGCGAAAATTGGCATTGAAAGCGGCCTGGATGGCGTTGTTTGTTCTGCCAGGGAAGCAGCTTTCTTAAGGGAAAATATCAAAAGGGTTTTTCTTATAGTTACCCCGGGGATAAGGCCTGAAGGCGTATCTGCTAATGATCAAAAGAGGGTGGCTACAGCAAGCCAAGCACGAAAAGCAGGAAGTAATTATATAGTTGTAGGCCGGCCGATTCTAAAAGCAGAGAATCCATTAGATATGGCTAAACGGCTATTAAAAGAACTTAATTAG
- a CDS encoding V-type ATP synthase subunit K (produces ATP from ADP in the presence of a proton gradient across the membrane; the K subunit is a nonenzymatic component which binds the dimeric form by interacting with the G and E subunits) codes for MEANILSQFKDLGLAAVLAFSAMGSALGTGVAGMAAAGAWKKAFAQNKAASFMLVAFVGAPLTQTIYGMIVMNKMAELALKGNYLWGVGIFCGIAMGLSAYMQGKAGAVAADAMGETGKGFGNYIVVLGIIETVALFVMAFVMGLLGKLA; via the coding sequence ATGGAAGCAAACATTTTGTCTCAATTCAAAGATTTAGGTTTAGCAGCTGTCTTGGCTTTTTCAGCTATGGGTTCAGCTCTCGGGACAGGCGTTGCCGGTATGGCAGCGGCAGGGGCATGGAAAAAGGCTTTTGCTCAGAATAAAGCCGCTTCTTTTATGTTAGTAGCTTTTGTAGGAGCTCCTCTGACCCAGACGATATACGGCATGATAGTTATGAACAAAATGGCAGAGCTTGCCCTCAAGGGAAATTATCTCTGGGGTGTTGGTATTTTTTGCGGTATTGCTATGGGGCTTTCAGCTTATATGCAGGGTAAAGCCGGAGCAGTTGCAGCTGATGCTATGGGTGAAACAGGCAAAGGTTTTGGTAATTATATTGTCGTTTTGGGTATTATTGAAACAGTAGCATTGTTTGTTATGGCTTTTGTAATGGGTTTACTTGGTAAACTTGCTTAA
- a CDS encoding sulfite exporter TauE/SafE family protein: MLQVFYVILGLVAGVLGGMFGIGGGSILIPALIFFFGLTQHQAQGTTLAIMVPPIGLLAALRYYYSGNVKLGMAMFICIGFIIGGLIGASLVQNIPEQMLKRLFGLFLLAISLRMIFIK; this comes from the coding sequence ATGTTACAGGTATTTTATGTTATATTAGGGCTTGTAGCAGGGGTATTAGGCGGTATGTTTGGTATAGGTGGAGGTTCGATACTTATACCCGCGTTAATATTCTTTTTTGGGTTGACACAACATCAGGCGCAAGGGACAACTTTGGCCATAATGGTGCCGCCGATAGGCTTGTTAGCTGCGCTGCGTTATTATTATAGCGGCAATGTGAAACTTGGCATGGCCATGTTTATTTGTATAGGATTCATTATCGGAGGGCTCATTGGAGCAAGTCTTGTGCAGAACATACCAGAGCAAATGCTTAAAAGGCTTTTTGGTTTATTCTTGTTAGCTATTTCTTTACGTATGATTTTTATTAAGTAA
- a CDS encoding dihydroorotate dehydrogenase: protein MKTDLRINIGKLKLKNPVMVASGTFGYAEEFEGFMDLSRLGAIVTKTITLKPRKGNPAPRTCETPSGLLNSIGLENPGVDAFIKDKLKYLLSTGAPVIVSIASEKDASEFVELASLLDKVKEISAIELNISCPNIKKESRNQGAEGLSLISQDARATYELVKAVRRKTRKVIITKLSPNVTCISDIARAAESAGSDAISLINTLSGMCININTRRPKIASVTGGLSGPAIRPIAVRMAWEVFNNIKLPIIGMGGIMNTSDALEFIVAGATAVSIGTANFVYPDTAIKIISGLEEYLSKNKIKTVRSIIGGLEV from the coding sequence ATGAAGACAGACCTTCGCATAAACATAGGAAAACTTAAATTAAAGAACCCGGTTATGGTGGCATCGGGCACTTTCGGTTATGCCGAGGAATTCGAGGGATTTATGGACCTTAGCAGGCTCGGGGCTATCGTTACAAAAACAATTACGTTAAAGCCCCGTAAAGGGAACCCTGCTCCCCGGACTTGCGAGACTCCATCGGGATTATTGAATTCTATAGGGCTGGAAAATCCGGGCGTTGATGCCTTTATTAAGGATAAACTTAAATACCTGCTTAGCACCGGTGCCCCGGTTATTGTAAGCATTGCTTCGGAAAAAGATGCTTCAGAGTTTGTCGAATTAGCTTCGTTGCTCGACAAAGTAAAAGAGATATCCGCAATAGAGTTGAACATATCTTGCCCTAATATTAAGAAGGAATCAAGGAATCAAGGGGCAGAAGGGTTAAGTCTTATCAGTCAGGATGCGCGCGCTACTTATGAATTAGTTAAGGCTGTGCGTAGAAAAACGAGAAAGGTAATAATTACCAAGCTTTCTCCGAATGTTACTTGTATTTCTGATATAGCTAGGGCTGCCGAAAGCGCAGGCAGTGATGCCATCTCTTTGATTAACACATTATCAGGTATGTGTATTAATATAAATACCCGTAGGCCAAAGATAGCCTCTGTTACAGGGGGTTTAAGCGGCCCTGCAATCAGGCCTATTGCTGTAAGGATGGCCTGGGAGGTATTCAATAACATAAAACTTCCCATTATAGGCATGGGTGGTATAATGAATACTTCAGATGCCCTTGAATTTATTGTTGCTGGGGCAACCGCAGTAAGCATAGGGACAGCCAACTTTGTTTATCCCGATACGGCAATAAAAATAATTTCCGGCTTAGAAGAATATCTGTCGAAAAACAAGATAAAAACAGTTAGATCTATTATAGGAGGGCTTGAAGTTTGA
- the mutM gene encoding DNA-formamidopyrimidine glycosylase, which translates to MPELPEVETIKNDLEKTLLGKRIKEVCVHHPLVIRYPSVEEFKKGIENTVIRNIIRKAKLLILELSNGKFLTIHLKMTGQLVYPGGGKKSRVSFNLSDGTVLDFNDQRLFAELRLLDDWHKLSYIKELGPEPFDLTLTQFKDMLAKKKTKIKPLLMDQKFISGIGNLYAAESLFLAKINPSKPAMALIDKEKAELFYAVKRVLSDAIKHGGSSVDDYVRLSGKPGNYVRYHKVYGREGKPCFICKSPVKRIVLGGRGTYFCAKCQK; encoded by the coding sequence ATGCCTGAATTGCCGGAAGTAGAGACAATCAAAAATGATTTAGAGAAAACTCTTTTAGGCAAAAGAATTAAAGAGGTATGCGTACATCACCCTTTAGTGATCCGTTATCCATCGGTGGAAGAATTTAAAAAAGGCATAGAAAATACAGTAATCAGAAATATAATACGTAAAGCAAAGCTTTTAATCCTGGAACTGTCTAATGGAAAATTTTTGACGATCCATCTGAAAATGACCGGCCAGCTGGTTTATCCCGGCGGAGGAAAGAAAAGCAGGGTCAGCTTTAATTTATCAGATGGCACCGTTCTTGATTTTAACGATCAAAGGTTATTTGCTGAATTAAGGCTGCTTGATGATTGGCATAAGCTAAGTTACATTAAAGAATTAGGTCCGGAGCCATTTGATTTGACTCTCACCCAGTTTAAGGATATGCTCGCTAAAAAAAAGACTAAAATCAAACCGCTGCTTATGGATCAAAAATTCATTTCCGGCATAGGTAACCTTTATGCCGCAGAAAGCCTATTTCTTGCTAAAATAAATCCGAGTAAACCGGCAATGGCCCTAATTGATAAAGAAAAGGCAGAGCTTTTTTATGCTGTCAAAAGGGTCTTGTCCGATGCAATAAAACACGGGGGCTCATCAGTAGATGATTATGTGCGGCTTTCAGGGAAACCCGGTAATTATGTGCGGTATCATAAGGTGTATGGCAGAGAAGGCAAGCCATGTTTTATCTGTAAGTCTCCGGTTAAAAGAATCGTTTTGGGGGGCAGGGGTACTTATTTCTGCGCAAAATGCCAAAAATAA
- a CDS encoding V-type ATP synthase subunit D — translation MGKIKLTKGELKRQRDALRQYERYLPTLQLKKQQLQMEILRQLSLKDQADKHREKKLKSIFVWAGLLAEPQVNIKELFAFEKTVTSIHNIAGVDIPVFEKAEFKETEYDLFTTPLWVDNAIEALKELISLQAEINIIDKGINILKHELRVTTQRVNLFEKVKIPESEEAIRLIKIYLGDQMTNAVGRSKMAKRKIENLILSEVAA, via the coding sequence ATGGGGAAGATAAAGCTTACTAAAGGGGAATTAAAGAGGCAAAGAGATGCTCTAAGGCAATACGAAAGATATCTGCCCACGTTACAGCTAAAGAAGCAACAGCTGCAGATGGAAATATTGCGCCAGCTATCCTTAAAAGACCAGGCTGATAAACACAGGGAGAAGAAGCTTAAGAGCATATTTGTCTGGGCAGGGCTTTTGGCCGAACCACAGGTAAACATAAAAGAGCTATTCGCTTTCGAAAAAACCGTGACCTCCATACATAATATAGCAGGTGTAGATATCCCGGTTTTTGAAAAGGCTGAATTTAAAGAGACGGAATATGATCTTTTCACGACACCTTTATGGGTAGATAATGCAATTGAGGCGCTTAAGGAATTGATTTCTCTCCAGGCAGAAATCAACATTATTGATAAAGGCATAAATATACTAAAGCACGAATTGCGTGTGACGACCCAAAGGGTTAATCTCTTTGAGAAAGTTAAGATACCCGAATCAGAAGAGGCAATAAGATTGATTAAGATATATCTTGGGGACCAAATGACAAATGCAGTTGGCAGGAGCAAAATGGCCAAACGTAAAATAGAAAACCTGATTTTATCCGAGGTTGCCGCATGA
- a CDS encoding DUF2764 family protein — MPSYYIYLISSLPLLQFGMRAPFTPEKFIGLCSEMIGSGDLEIIKSIFSEKEEAYSLTQPTIKYWYRFNNGLRNELVKIRASRKHVPADKYLRPDLEYDVELAHIAMNIHRIPSLIEAERALDNEKWRYLEGLAQGHYFDIDVLIVYAYKLLILNRWDHIGQVNKESALKSISEINKGWMDRRE; from the coding sequence ATGCCAAGTTATTATATATATTTAATCTCGAGCTTACCCTTGCTGCAATTTGGGATGCGAGCACCGTTTACCCCTGAAAAATTCATTGGGTTGTGTTCCGAAATGATAGGCTCAGGCGATTTGGAAATAATAAAAAGTATCTTTAGTGAAAAGGAAGAAGCCTATTCATTAACGCAGCCCACAATAAAATATTGGTACAGATTTAATAATGGATTAAGAAATGAGTTGGTAAAGATACGGGCAAGCCGTAAGCATGTGCCAGCGGATAAATATTTGCGGCCAGATTTAGAATATGATGTTGAGCTTGCGCATATTGCTATGAATATCCACAGGATACCTTCTCTGATTGAGGCTGAAAGGGCTTTAGATAACGAAAAATGGCGGTATTTGGAAGGATTGGCGCAAGGGCATTATTTTGATATTGATGTACTTATTGTTTATGCGTATAAGCTTCTAATATTAAATCGCTGGGATCATATCGGACAAGTTAATAAAGAGAGCGCTCTAAAGAGCATATCTGAAATAAATAAAGGCTGGATGGATAGGAGAGAATAG